From the Pungitius pungitius chromosome 6, fPunPun2.1, whole genome shotgun sequence genome, one window contains:
- the LOC119195796 gene encoding C-Jun-amino-terminal kinase-interacting protein 1-like isoform X2: MRRLAPKPPTANGVNSKANSQAAAVETQARLRERLVSGSTHTQSYITARSQRKGGKGTPAMRERSLGDTRGQNGGTTGKEDRRGGRLCEQSREKEKEKNGHQRPRETNGLKIWGADGKGKVGSKGVNKAGVLKPNNILSNQEVYLTAMVVPRTPLAPRTEDKTHNQGQNHERIQDNPSILSLSSSEGRLNRMSLSSDTEGPPPGPVHHPQVHRNDPDISEEESEGDPTPCLNIKIGPTPCLTNKEKAEVDCTKSEVEARAGKGDYNNEVAGTTSVTQGDGAAAQIAPKREAMAQLNYDSIKYTLVVDEHAQLELVCLKDCLRSYNDDSDAETVYQSANEEEDPEYEEERRKKEARKQDRRIEEENKGKVEDETKMKREEDVKRRREEEVKRREEVVGRICKQSKVTSTTTSEEEDPDGGRQGASRSKKFHNLFSNNSSHYCTTGAGSFGVFSCVLDGVEREQSHRAVYRFVPRHADELCLETDDPVLMLNQSEDLWSQGYNMRTGATGIFPAFYAVRVAKDATQVQKDGWTDQFLGQFLGSVQVPIHKGNDMLCAAMQKVASNRRSGGQTPLACVLEVSVKGVKISVQDQCHSVHRGDQCFHFFQLKNISFCGCHPKHSKYFGIITKHPDQQRFACHVMMSETTSHPLAESVGRAFQQYYKENIGFSYPTEDIFIE; encoded by the exons ATGCGCCGCCTGGCACCGAAACCACCCACCGCAAACGGAGTGAACAGCAAAGCAAACTCTCAGGCTGCTGCTGTAGAGACGCAAGCTCGACTGCGAGAAAGACTAGTGTcagggtccacacacacacagtcctatATCACAGCAAGGAGtcaaaggaaaggaggaaaaggaacCCCAGCTATGAGAGAGAGGAGCCTTGGAGACACCAGAGGTCAGAATGGAGGGACAACAGGGAAGGAAGATAGAAGAGGTGGAAGGCTGTGTGAGCAGTccagggagaaggagaaagagaaaaatggaCATCAGAGGCCAAGAGAAACAAATGGACTAAAAATCTGGGGAGCTGATGGGAAAGGAAAAGTAGGTTCTAAAGGAGTTAACAAAGCAGGGGTACTGAAGCCCAATAACATACTGTCCAACCAAGAAGTATATCTTACAGCCATGGTGGTTCCACGCACGCCTCTAGCACCAAGAACCGAGGACAAGACCCATAATCAAG GCCAAAACCATGAAAGGATCCAAGACAACCCCTCAATCCTCTCCCTGTCCAGCAGCGAGGGGAGGTTAAACAGAATGTCCCTCAGCTCAGATACAGAGGGACCTCCACCAGGGCCTGTACATCATCCTCAAGTCCACCGAAACGACCCAGACATCAGCGAagaagagagcgagggagatcCAACTCCGTGCTTGAACATCAAGATTGGTCCAACCCCTTGCCTTACAAATAAGGAAAAAGCTGAGGTGGACTGTACCAAATCAGAGGTGGAGGCAAGGGCAGGAAAAGGTGACTATAACAATGAGGTGGCTGGCACCACTTCTGTCACTCAGGGAGATGGTGCGGCTGCTCAGATTGCACCAAAGAGGGAAGCTATGGCACAGTTAAACTATGACTCCATTAAATACACTCTGGTTGTCGATGAACACGCCCAGTTAGAGCTGGTCTGCCTCAAGGACTGCTTGCGCAGTTACAATGATGACAGTGATGCAGAGACGGTCTATCAGTCAGCCAATGAGGAGGAAGATCCAGAGtatgaggaggaaaggaggaaaaaggaagcaAGGAAGCAAg ACAGAAGGatagaggaggaaaacaaaggaaaagtgGAGGATGAGACGAAGATGAAGAGGGAAGAggatgtgaagaggaggagggaggaagaggtgaAGAGGAGGGAAGAAGTTGTGGGAAGGATCTGCAAGCAGTCCAAGGTAACATCAACTACAACTTCAGAGGAGGAAGATCCTGATGGAGGAAGACAAGGAGCTTCCAGAAGTAAGAAGTTCCACAACCTGTTTTCCAACAACAGCAGTCATTACTGCACCACAG GTGCTGGGTCATTTGGTGTGTTCTCCTGTGTTTTGGATGGAGTGGAGAGAGAACAGAGCCACAGAGCTGTCTACAG GTTTGTCCCCCGTCATGCAGACGAGCTGTGTCTAGAAACAGATGACCCAGTGTTAATGCTGAACCAGTCGGAGGACCTTTGGTCTCAAGGTTACAACATGAGGACCGGAGCTACTGGCATCTTCCCTGCCTTCTATGCTGTCAGGGTGGCTAAAGATGCTACCCAAG TCCAGAAAGATGGGTGGACAGACCAGTTCCTGGGGCAATTCCTGGGTTCAGTTCAGGTCCCAATCCACAAAGGCAATGACATGCTTTGTGCTGCAATGCAGAAG GTGGCGTCTAACAGGCGGTCAGGAGGTCAGACTCCTTTGGCTTGTGTGCTGGAGGTTAGTGTAAAGGGTGTGAAGATCAGTGTCCAAGACCAGTGTCACTCTGTACATAGG GGCGACCAGTGTTTCCATTTCTTCCAGTTGAAGAACATCTCATTCTGTGGCTGTCATCCAAAACACAGCAA GTATTTTGGTATCATCACCAAACATCCTGACCAACAGCGTTTTGCCTGTCATGTGATGATGTCAGAGACAACATCACATCCTTTGGCTGAGTCTGTGGG GAGGGCATTCCAGCAGTATTACAAGGAGAACATTGGCTTCTCCTATCCTACTGAAGACATCTTTATTGAGTAG
- the LOC119195796 gene encoding C-Jun-amino-terminal kinase-interacting protein 1-like isoform X3 — MEKYRPKRPTTLALFPQLPQAGTQDSINNNSLGKKDSWKDTCSPSPHITGDLTPPDVQPKAEDKVQQKMRRLAPKPPTANGVNSKANSQAAAVETQARLRERLVSGSTHTQSYITARSQRKGGKGTPAMRERSLGDTRGQNGGTTGKEDRRGGRLCEQSREKEKEKNGHQRPRETNGLKIWGADGKGKVGSKGVNKAGVLKPNNILSNQEVYLTAMVVPRTPLAPRTEDKTHNQGQNHERIQDNPSILSLSSSEGRLNRMSLSSDTEGPPPGPVHHPQVHRNDPDISEEESEGDPTPCLNIKIGPTPCLTNKEKAEVDCTKSEVEARAGKDRRIEEENKGKVEDETKMKREEDVKRRREEEVKRREEVVGRICKQSKVTSTTTSEEEDPDGGRQGASRSKKFHNLFSNNSSHYCTTGAGSFGVFSCVLDGVEREQSHRAVYRFVPRHADELCLETDDPVLMLNQSEDLWSQGYNMRTGATGIFPAFYAVRVAKDATQVQKDGWTDQFLGQFLGSVQVPIHKGNDMLCAAMQKVASNRRSGGQTPLACVLEVSVKGVKISVQDQCHSVHRGDQCFHFFQLKNISFCGCHPKHSKYFGIITKHPDQQRFACHVMMSETTSHPLAESVGRAFQQYYKENIGFSYPTEDIFIE; from the exons GGGATCTGACTCCCCCAGATGTCCAACCAAAAGCAGAGGACAAAGTTCAGCAAAAAATGCGCCGCCTGGCACCGAAACCACCCACCGCAAACGGAGTGAACAGCAAAGCAAACTCTCAGGCTGCTGCTGTAGAGACGCAAGCTCGACTGCGAGAAAGACTAGTGTcagggtccacacacacacagtcctatATCACAGCAAGGAGtcaaaggaaaggaggaaaaggaacCCCAGCTATGAGAGAGAGGAGCCTTGGAGACACCAGAGGTCAGAATGGAGGGACAACAGGGAAGGAAGATAGAAGAGGTGGAAGGCTGTGTGAGCAGTccagggagaaggagaaagagaaaaatggaCATCAGAGGCCAAGAGAAACAAATGGACTAAAAATCTGGGGAGCTGATGGGAAAGGAAAAGTAGGTTCTAAAGGAGTTAACAAAGCAGGGGTACTGAAGCCCAATAACATACTGTCCAACCAAGAAGTATATCTTACAGCCATGGTGGTTCCACGCACGCCTCTAGCACCAAGAACCGAGGACAAGACCCATAATCAAG GCCAAAACCATGAAAGGATCCAAGACAACCCCTCAATCCTCTCCCTGTCCAGCAGCGAGGGGAGGTTAAACAGAATGTCCCTCAGCTCAGATACAGAGGGACCTCCACCAGGGCCTGTACATCATCCTCAAGTCCACCGAAACGACCCAGACATCAGCGAagaagagagcgagggagatcCAACTCCGTGCTTGAACATCAAGATTGGTCCAACCCCTTGCCTTACAAATAAGGAAAAAGCTGAGGTGGACTGTACCAAATCAGAGGTGGAGGCAAGGGCAGGAAAAG ACAGAAGGatagaggaggaaaacaaaggaaaagtgGAGGATGAGACGAAGATGAAGAGGGAAGAggatgtgaagaggaggagggaggaagaggtgaAGAGGAGGGAAGAAGTTGTGGGAAGGATCTGCAAGCAGTCCAAGGTAACATCAACTACAACTTCAGAGGAGGAAGATCCTGATGGAGGAAGACAAGGAGCTTCCAGAAGTAAGAAGTTCCACAACCTGTTTTCCAACAACAGCAGTCATTACTGCACCACAG GTGCTGGGTCATTTGGTGTGTTCTCCTGTGTTTTGGATGGAGTGGAGAGAGAACAGAGCCACAGAGCTGTCTACAG GTTTGTCCCCCGTCATGCAGACGAGCTGTGTCTAGAAACAGATGACCCAGTGTTAATGCTGAACCAGTCGGAGGACCTTTGGTCTCAAGGTTACAACATGAGGACCGGAGCTACTGGCATCTTCCCTGCCTTCTATGCTGTCAGGGTGGCTAAAGATGCTACCCAAG TCCAGAAAGATGGGTGGACAGACCAGTTCCTGGGGCAATTCCTGGGTTCAGTTCAGGTCCCAATCCACAAAGGCAATGACATGCTTTGTGCTGCAATGCAGAAG GTGGCGTCTAACAGGCGGTCAGGAGGTCAGACTCCTTTGGCTTGTGTGCTGGAGGTTAGTGTAAAGGGTGTGAAGATCAGTGTCCAAGACCAGTGTCACTCTGTACATAGG GGCGACCAGTGTTTCCATTTCTTCCAGTTGAAGAACATCTCATTCTGTGGCTGTCATCCAAAACACAGCAA GTATTTTGGTATCATCACCAAACATCCTGACCAACAGCGTTTTGCCTGTCATGTGATGATGTCAGAGACAACATCACATCCTTTGGCTGAGTCTGTGGG GAGGGCATTCCAGCAGTATTACAAGGAGAACATTGGCTTCTCCTATCCTACTGAAGACATCTTTATTGAGTAG
- the LOC119195796 gene encoding C-Jun-amino-terminal kinase-interacting protein 1-like isoform X1: protein MEKYRPKRPTTLALFPQLPQAGTQDSINNNSLGKKDSWKDTCSPSPHITGDLTPPDVQPKAEDKVQQKMRRLAPKPPTANGVNSKANSQAAAVETQARLRERLVSGSTHTQSYITARSQRKGGKGTPAMRERSLGDTRGQNGGTTGKEDRRGGRLCEQSREKEKEKNGHQRPRETNGLKIWGADGKGKVGSKGVNKAGVLKPNNILSNQEVYLTAMVVPRTPLAPRTEDKTHNQGQNHERIQDNPSILSLSSSEGRLNRMSLSSDTEGPPPGPVHHPQVHRNDPDISEEESEGDPTPCLNIKIGPTPCLTNKEKAEVDCTKSEVEARAGKGDYNNEVAGTTSVTQGDGAAAQIAPKREAMAQLNYDSIKYTLVVDEHAQLELVCLKDCLRSYNDDSDAETVYQSANEEEDPEYEEERRKKEARKQDRRIEEENKGKVEDETKMKREEDVKRRREEEVKRREEVVGRICKQSKVTSTTTSEEEDPDGGRQGASRSKKFHNLFSNNSSHYCTTGAGSFGVFSCVLDGVEREQSHRAVYRFVPRHADELCLETDDPVLMLNQSEDLWSQGYNMRTGATGIFPAFYAVRVAKDATQVQKDGWTDQFLGQFLGSVQVPIHKGNDMLCAAMQKVASNRRSGGQTPLACVLEVSVKGVKISVQDQCHSVHRGDQCFHFFQLKNISFCGCHPKHSKYFGIITKHPDQQRFACHVMMSETTSHPLAESVGRAFQQYYKENIGFSYPTEDIFIE, encoded by the exons GGGATCTGACTCCCCCAGATGTCCAACCAAAAGCAGAGGACAAAGTTCAGCAAAAAATGCGCCGCCTGGCACCGAAACCACCCACCGCAAACGGAGTGAACAGCAAAGCAAACTCTCAGGCTGCTGCTGTAGAGACGCAAGCTCGACTGCGAGAAAGACTAGTGTcagggtccacacacacacagtcctatATCACAGCAAGGAGtcaaaggaaaggaggaaaaggaacCCCAGCTATGAGAGAGAGGAGCCTTGGAGACACCAGAGGTCAGAATGGAGGGACAACAGGGAAGGAAGATAGAAGAGGTGGAAGGCTGTGTGAGCAGTccagggagaaggagaaagagaaaaatggaCATCAGAGGCCAAGAGAAACAAATGGACTAAAAATCTGGGGAGCTGATGGGAAAGGAAAAGTAGGTTCTAAAGGAGTTAACAAAGCAGGGGTACTGAAGCCCAATAACATACTGTCCAACCAAGAAGTATATCTTACAGCCATGGTGGTTCCACGCACGCCTCTAGCACCAAGAACCGAGGACAAGACCCATAATCAAG GCCAAAACCATGAAAGGATCCAAGACAACCCCTCAATCCTCTCCCTGTCCAGCAGCGAGGGGAGGTTAAACAGAATGTCCCTCAGCTCAGATACAGAGGGACCTCCACCAGGGCCTGTACATCATCCTCAAGTCCACCGAAACGACCCAGACATCAGCGAagaagagagcgagggagatcCAACTCCGTGCTTGAACATCAAGATTGGTCCAACCCCTTGCCTTACAAATAAGGAAAAAGCTGAGGTGGACTGTACCAAATCAGAGGTGGAGGCAAGGGCAGGAAAAGGTGACTATAACAATGAGGTGGCTGGCACCACTTCTGTCACTCAGGGAGATGGTGCGGCTGCTCAGATTGCACCAAAGAGGGAAGCTATGGCACAGTTAAACTATGACTCCATTAAATACACTCTGGTTGTCGATGAACACGCCCAGTTAGAGCTGGTCTGCCTCAAGGACTGCTTGCGCAGTTACAATGATGACAGTGATGCAGAGACGGTCTATCAGTCAGCCAATGAGGAGGAAGATCCAGAGtatgaggaggaaaggaggaaaaaggaagcaAGGAAGCAAg ACAGAAGGatagaggaggaaaacaaaggaaaagtgGAGGATGAGACGAAGATGAAGAGGGAAGAggatgtgaagaggaggagggaggaagaggtgaAGAGGAGGGAAGAAGTTGTGGGAAGGATCTGCAAGCAGTCCAAGGTAACATCAACTACAACTTCAGAGGAGGAAGATCCTGATGGAGGAAGACAAGGAGCTTCCAGAAGTAAGAAGTTCCACAACCTGTTTTCCAACAACAGCAGTCATTACTGCACCACAG GTGCTGGGTCATTTGGTGTGTTCTCCTGTGTTTTGGATGGAGTGGAGAGAGAACAGAGCCACAGAGCTGTCTACAG GTTTGTCCCCCGTCATGCAGACGAGCTGTGTCTAGAAACAGATGACCCAGTGTTAATGCTGAACCAGTCGGAGGACCTTTGGTCTCAAGGTTACAACATGAGGACCGGAGCTACTGGCATCTTCCCTGCCTTCTATGCTGTCAGGGTGGCTAAAGATGCTACCCAAG TCCAGAAAGATGGGTGGACAGACCAGTTCCTGGGGCAATTCCTGGGTTCAGTTCAGGTCCCAATCCACAAAGGCAATGACATGCTTTGTGCTGCAATGCAGAAG GTGGCGTCTAACAGGCGGTCAGGAGGTCAGACTCCTTTGGCTTGTGTGCTGGAGGTTAGTGTAAAGGGTGTGAAGATCAGTGTCCAAGACCAGTGTCACTCTGTACATAGG GGCGACCAGTGTTTCCATTTCTTCCAGTTGAAGAACATCTCATTCTGTGGCTGTCATCCAAAACACAGCAA GTATTTTGGTATCATCACCAAACATCCTGACCAACAGCGTTTTGCCTGTCATGTGATGATGTCAGAGACAACATCACATCCTTTGGCTGAGTCTGTGGG GAGGGCATTCCAGCAGTATTACAAGGAGAACATTGGCTTCTCCTATCCTACTGAAGACATCTTTATTGAGTAG